One window from the genome of Rhizoctonia solani chromosome 15, complete sequence encodes:
- a CDS encoding Copia-like polyprotein/retrotransposon, translated as MSTSENKNTKIYELPKLKDDGSNYNAWKFRQTTVLKLRGLFSVANGTNNLPNSPTEAKLKDDAKVLNYKESIAKWTKRDEDAFAQITLNMEDGAMADVMDTTTAKQAWTRIVERWEGKGVQSLSFLYQQLTSTKILEDDDIATGLNNLLSIASKMKTLGEPVSNLMMAQIMMNALPPTYAIVNTVIQTTNQASAVTPLMVKEAALKEEERCKNGTGLTAMFSHLPNKSKTSNAKSSSLNSKNRRKKNKGPACLNCGKPGHSKQECWAAGGGAKGTGPRQKNGADKQPKDKGKETSTKTESAKVAVTTNDLPAVLYALPAVNSEPANNSWLLDSGASKHMTPNQHWFATYCPLTLPVHVQVGNRKQIPAAGIGRVFIVMQNRQGTEHKAVIKEVLHVPKLQANLMSVQELVNNGTEVAFGKDYGAVLVANKGQGPEIGYARQTDQLYKLNAQVKRTKETAHIGLVEPDNQNERNDAKAHNFVAYAATAIARADLTTWH; from the coding sequence ATGTCAACAAGTGAGAATAAGAACACGAAAATCTACGAACTCCCGAAGTTGAAGGACGATGGGTCCAACTACAACGCGTGGAAGTTTCGTCAAACGACAGTTTTGAAACTGCGTGGATTATTCAGCGTAGCGAACGGAACCAATAACTTGCCCAACTCACCCACCGAAGCCAAACTAAAAGACGACGCAAAAGTCTTGAACTATAAAGAGTCGATTGCTAAGTGGACAAAACGGGATGAGGACGCGTTTGCGCAAATCACGCTGAACATGGAAGATGGAGCTATGGCGGACGTAATGGACACAACTACGGCTAAGCAAGCATGGACTCGAATAGTTGAACGCTGGGAAGGAAAAGGCGTCCAATCGCTATCTTTCTTATATCAGCAGCTTACCTCAACGAAAATTTTGGAAGATGACGACATCGCTACCGGTTTAAACAACCTATTGTCAATTGCTTCCAAGATGAAAACACTTGGGGAGCCTGTCAGCAACCTAATGATGGCACAAATCATGATGAATGCGTTGCCACCCACCTATGCAATCGTTAACACCGTCATCCAAACCACAAACCAGGCGAGCGCTGTTACACCTCTGATGGTCAAGGAAGCCGCTCTaaaggaggaagaacgtTGTAAAAACGGCACTGGTCTCACGGCGATGTTCTCGCACTTACCGAACAAGTCCAAAACATCGAACGCAAAATCGTCGAGCTTGAACTCGAAAAACCGGCGAAAGAAAAACAAAGGACCCGCATGTCTTAACTGCGGTAAACCTGGTCATTCAAAGCAAGAATGTTGGGCAGCGGGAGGCGGCGCCAAAGGAACGGGACCAAGGCAGAAGAACGGTGCCGACAAGCAACCAAAGGACAAGGGCAAAGAGACGTCAACGAAAACTGAATCAGCAAAGGTCGCAGTTACAACAAACGACTTACCCGCGGTCCTATATGCGTTACCGGCAGTCAACAGCGAACCGGCCAATAACTCATGGCTACTTGATTCGGGTGCATCGAAGCACATGACGCCCAATCAACACTGGTTTGCCACATATTGTCCACTTACATTGCCCGTCCACGTTCAAGTTGGAAACAGGAAGCAAATCCCGGCTGCAGGCATCGGTCGCGTTTTTATCGTGATGCAAAACCGTCAAGGAACTGAGCACAAAGCGGTAATAAAAGAAGTCCTACACGTACCCAAGCTACAAGCAAACCTCATGTCGGTCCAAGAACTTGTAAACAACGGGACAGAGGTCGCATTCGGAAAGGACTACGGCGCGGTCCTTGTCGCAAATAAGGGACAAGGTCCCGAGATTGGTTATGCTCGTCAAACTGATCAACTCTACAAACTAAATGCACAAGTGAAACGTACCAAAGAAACCGCACACATTGGATTGGTCGAACCAGACAATCAGAACGAACGCAATGACGCCAAGGCACACAATTTTGTTGCCTATGCTGCAACTGCTATCGCGAGAGCCGATTTGACCACTTGGCATTGA